A stretch of Oryza brachyantha chromosome 4, ObraRS2, whole genome shotgun sequence DNA encodes these proteins:
- the LOC102707208 gene encoding homeobox-leucine zipper protein HOX22-like produces the protein MDRGDHLQHQFLMPPPAPVVPQQHLCMPMMADEQYLVGGGSAVPARGSAGERKRRFTDEQIRSLESMFHAHHAKLEPREKAELARELGLQPRQVAIWFQNKRARWRSKQLEHDYSALRAKYDALHSRVDSLKQEKLALTTQLHELRERLREREERSGTVAATAAASSSSCNGGSEEVDDDKRNVAAGCLDLDPPESCVLGGATCATPADVSVESDQCDDQLDYDEGLIPESFCATPELWEPWPLVEWNAVA, from the exons ATGGATCGGGGTGACCACCTCCAGCACCAGTTCTTGatgcctccgccggcgccggtggtgcCGCAGCAGCACTTGTGCATGCCGATGATGGCGGACGAACAGTACCTAGtgggcggcggctcggcggtGCCAGCGAGGGGCTCGGCcggggagaggaagaggcggTTCACCGATGAGCAGATACGGTCGCTGGAGTCCATGTTCCACGCGCACCACGCCAAGCTGGAGCCGCGGGAGAAGGCCGAGctggcgcgcgagctgggcctgCAGCCGCGGCAGGTGGCCATCTGGTTTCAGAACAAGCGCGCGCGGTGGCGCTCCAAGCAGCTCGAGCACGACTACTCCGCCCTCCGTGCCAAGTACGACGCCCTCCACTCCCGCGTCGATTCCCTCAAGCAAGAGAAGCTTGCTCTCACCACTCAG TTGCACGAGCTCAGAGAGAGACTGAGGGAACGCGAGGAGAGGAGCGGCACTGTTGCCGCCACAGCCgcagctagcagcagcagctgcaacGGAGGCAGCGAGGAGGTCGACGACGACAAGAGGAACGTCGCCGCGGGGTGCCTAGACCTCGACCCACCGGAGAGCTGCGTGCTCGGTGGAGCGACGTGCGCCACGCCGGCGGACGTGTCGGTGGAGTCCGATCAGTGCGACGACCAGCTCGACTACGACGAGGGCTTGATCCCGGAGTCCTTCTGCGCTACGCCGGAGCTGTGGGAGCCGTGGCCGCTAGTCGAGTGGAATGCGGTGGCTTGA